In Zunongwangia profunda SM-A87, the following proteins share a genomic window:
- a CDS encoding ABC transporter ATP-binding protein, translating into MSVILKAENISKQYRLGTVGTGTLSHDFNRWWHQIRGKEDPYLKVGAVNDRSAKASEDYVWALRDINFEVKTGEVLGIIGKNGAGKSTLLKLLSRVTSPTTGSIKTKGRIASLLEVGTGFHPELTGKENIYLNGAILGMTKPEIKTKIDEIIAFSGCEMYIDTPVKRYSSGMRVRLGFAVAAHLEPEILVVDEVLAVGDAEFQKKAIGKMQDLSSGEGRTVLFVSHNMASVQNLCTRGIVLENGETFFEGSIGEAISNYLSDNRSNLAFNYDNSNSNYIKHLRVVNSDSNNILLSGDKMIFEITVNLEKLSNPNIHIGLYDSRSEKIIHLSSEFSPRELLVKKSPHRCIINKNPLAEGRYSVNVLLLDGKEKIEHIADVLKIEILKGDFYNQGILYENIPSKFLIDHKWE; encoded by the coding sequence ATGAGTGTCATACTAAAAGCTGAAAATATTTCGAAGCAATACCGTTTAGGAACGGTAGGAACAGGTACATTAAGCCATGATTTTAATAGATGGTGGCATCAAATTAGAGGTAAAGAAGATCCTTATTTAAAGGTAGGAGCAGTAAATGATCGCTCGGCTAAAGCCAGCGAAGACTATGTTTGGGCCTTAAGAGATATTAATTTTGAAGTGAAAACCGGGGAAGTTTTAGGCATAATTGGAAAAAATGGCGCAGGCAAATCTACATTACTGAAATTATTATCCAGAGTTACTTCTCCGACTACAGGAAGTATTAAAACTAAAGGTAGAATAGCTTCCTTGCTTGAAGTGGGCACGGGTTTTCATCCAGAACTTACGGGAAAGGAAAATATATATCTTAACGGCGCTATATTAGGAATGACCAAGCCAGAAATCAAGACTAAAATTGATGAAATTATCGCTTTCTCTGGTTGTGAAATGTATATTGATACACCCGTGAAAAGGTACAGTAGCGGAATGCGGGTTCGTTTAGGTTTTGCGGTAGCAGCACACCTGGAGCCCGAAATTTTAGTAGTCGATGAGGTTTTGGCCGTTGGGGATGCTGAATTTCAGAAAAAAGCTATTGGGAAGATGCAGGATCTTTCTTCGGGAGAAGGAAGAACGGTGCTTTTTGTAAGCCATAATATGGCGAGTGTTCAAAATTTATGTACACGAGGTATAGTTTTGGAAAATGGGGAAACTTTTTTCGAGGGAAGTATAGGAGAAGCCATCAGTAATTACTTATCTGATAATAGAAGTAATCTTGCTTTTAATTATGATAATAGTAATTCAAATTATATAAAACATTTGAGGGTGGTTAATTCTGATAGTAACAATATTTTACTATCTGGTGACAAAATGATTTTTGAAATAACTGTAAATTTGGAGAAATTATCAAATCCTAATATACATATTGGTCTATATGATTCGAGAAGTGAGAAAATTATACATCTTTCAAGTGAGTTCAGTCCTAGGGAATTACTAGTTAAAAAAAGTCCACATAGATGTATTATCAATAAGAATCCATTGGCCGAAGGTAGGTATTCTGTAAATGTATTGTTACTAGATGGAAAAGAAAAAATTGAGCATATTGCAGATGTTTTGAAAATTGAAATTTTAAAAGGAGATTTTTACAATCAAGGTATTTTATACGAGAATATACCATCAAAATTTCTAATAGATCATAAGTGGGAATAA
- a CDS encoding glycosyltransferase family protein yields MEEIKILVATSHLNRLGGSVTFTYTLIEELKERSNIDVEYFTFEKGIVSDRIENELGVNFKSRNNYDLILANHNTIVEKLYSLGFIIQTCHGIFPSLEQPSFLSDAYVVISQEILNHVGKIDKPIKLIYNGINLKRFREIRPVSKKLKTILSLCQSREANQFIKEICDDIGCNFSESNKYVNPVWGIEELINDADLVIGLGRSAYEAMSCNRPVVIYDKRSYFPEFGDGYISQNLGLSLIKNCSGRYFKKKITKNELRLEILKYDPLDGVFLRTFAEKELDISKNVDEYLRFWKEILSSRKEKKYYLFKYRLKKVIGKKLSFLIFRLKNRIR; encoded by the coding sequence ATGGAAGAAATAAAAATACTTGTAGCAACAAGTCATTTAAATCGCTTAGGAGGATCTGTTACATTTACATATACTCTTATTGAAGAACTGAAAGAAAGATCTAATATCGATGTTGAATATTTTACCTTTGAAAAAGGGATAGTATCTGATAGAATTGAAAATGAATTAGGTGTTAATTTTAAATCTAGAAATAATTATGATTTAATATTGGCAAATCATAACACTATAGTAGAGAAGTTATATAGTCTTGGCTTTATAATACAAACTTGTCACGGGATATTCCCATCTTTAGAACAACCGTCATTTTTAAGTGATGCTTATGTTGTAATTTCACAAGAAATATTAAATCATGTTGGAAAGATAGATAAACCTATTAAATTAATTTATAATGGGATAAATTTAAAAAGATTTCGCGAAATTAGACCTGTTTCAAAAAAATTAAAAACTATTCTTAGTCTATGTCAATCGAGAGAAGCCAATCAATTTATTAAAGAAATATGTGATGACATAGGCTGTAATTTTAGTGAATCCAATAAATATGTCAATCCAGTTTGGGGGATTGAAGAATTAATTAACGATGCAGATTTAGTTATTGGATTAGGTAGGAGTGCTTATGAAGCAATGTCATGTAATAGGCCGGTTGTAATTTATGATAAGCGATCTTATTTTCCAGAATTTGGAGATGGATATATTTCTCAAAATTTGGGTTTGAGCTTAATTAAAAACTGTTCAGGTAGATATTTCAAGAAAAAAATTACTAAAAATGAGTTGCGCTTGGAAATTCTGAAATACGATCCTTTAGATGGGGTTTTTTTAAGAACTTTTGCTGAAAAAGAATTAGATATATCAAAAAATGTTGATGAATATTTAAGATTCTGGAAAGAAATTCTATCATCCCGAAAAGAAAAAAAGTATTATTTATTTAAATATAGGCTGAAAAAAGTTATTGGAAAAAAGCTATCTTTTTTAATATTTAGGCTAAAAAATAGAATTAGATGA
- a CDS encoding glycosyltransferase family 2 protein — MIVIVTYNGLKWIDKCLQSCGDFPVVVVDNNSLDGTIDFIKLNYPKVHLIEQDKNLGFGQANNIGISYALNQEAHYVFLLNQDAYLTDNCLNRLIKIQQNNTEYGILSPFHYKGSFTGLDDNFVMYMSRYKVSRDYIFDANEGNIKEVYSIPFVNAAGWLIPKRTLESVGYFDSLFFHYGEDRNYCQRVLYHNMKIGIVPEAKMIHDREFREVKPVLKYSEEYYDEYLRYAKIKWADINLKGFDDGFYEHLKKLQLDYFKHLFKLKFKDGKDSFKKYKILKSLYLSFKESRERNSNKFQ, encoded by the coding sequence ATGATTGTCATCGTTACCTACAATGGTCTAAAATGGATTGATAAATGTCTTCAATCTTGTGGAGATTTTCCTGTGGTTGTTGTAGATAATAATAGCTTAGATGGAACTATAGATTTTATAAAATTAAATTATCCAAAAGTTCATCTTATAGAACAGGATAAAAATCTAGGGTTTGGACAAGCTAATAATATAGGGATTTCGTATGCGCTTAATCAGGAAGCTCATTATGTTTTTTTATTGAATCAAGATGCTTATCTTACAGATAATTGTCTGAATCGATTAATAAAAATTCAGCAGAACAATACAGAATATGGGATACTAAGTCCATTTCATTATAAGGGAAGTTTTACGGGTTTAGACGATAATTTTGTAATGTATATGTCAAGATATAAGGTTTCCAGGGATTATATTTTTGATGCAAATGAGGGTAACATAAAGGAAGTCTATTCAATTCCTTTTGTAAACGCAGCAGGTTGGCTTATTCCTAAAAGAACGCTTGAAAGTGTAGGCTATTTTGACTCACTATTTTTTCATTATGGAGAAGATCGAAATTATTGTCAGCGCGTTTTATATCACAATATGAAAATTGGAATTGTTCCTGAAGCTAAAATGATTCATGATCGAGAATTTAGAGAGGTGAAACCTGTTTTGAAGTATTCAGAGGAGTATTATGACGAGTATTTGCGATATGCGAAAATTAAGTGGGCGGATATTAATCTTAAAGGCTTTGATGATGGTTTTTATGAGCATTTAAAAAAGTTACAATTAGATTATTTTAAGCACCTATTCAAGCTTAAATTTAAAGATGGAAAAGACTCTTTTAAAAAGTATAAAATTTTAAAAAGTTTGTATTTAAGTTTCAAAGAAAGCAGAGAACGAAATTCAAACAAATTTCAATAG
- a CDS encoding glycosyltransferase family 2 protein, translating into MESYLVSVIIPTYNRSHLIGETLDSIMLQTYDNWECIIVDDGSIDYTAELLGFYIQIDDRFKFFKRTKNYLSGGNGARNYGLNLAKGDYIIFFDSDDLMTKDHIEVKFNAIVNHKVDYVITRTKFLNSTDKSMDRYYKFDQYKVNPNNYILQKINWLTYDTLVKASLAKSILFNERLHTGQEYNYYSKLISKSTRCTFIDKVVTLRRKHAKSKQGKLKLEEDKIKSSIPSIWETFLELNPLLSEKTRKHLLFKILDANYHSKETIIPNLDKFKKKLAIEFPGSVILFSLMMFSKRNFNKGYFLRNLFKRKLLNH; encoded by the coding sequence ATGGAATCATATTTAGTTTCAGTAATCATACCCACATACAACAGGTCTCATTTAATTGGTGAAACCCTTGATTCTATAATGCTACAGACCTATGATAATTGGGAATGTATTATAGTAGATGATGGCTCTATTGATTATACTGCGGAGTTATTGGGATTTTATATTCAAATAGATGATCGCTTTAAGTTTTTTAAAAGGACAAAAAATTATTTATCAGGAGGAAATGGAGCTAGAAATTATGGTCTGAATTTAGCGAAAGGTGATTATATCATTTTTTTTGACAGTGATGATTTAATGACGAAAGATCATATTGAAGTTAAATTCAATGCAATAGTCAATCATAAAGTTGATTATGTAATAACCAGAACCAAATTTTTAAATTCTACAGACAAAAGTATGGATCGTTATTACAAATTTGATCAATATAAGGTAAATCCAAATAATTATATTCTTCAAAAAATAAATTGGTTAACTTATGATACCTTAGTTAAAGCATCCTTGGCAAAATCAATTTTATTCAATGAAAGATTACATACCGGGCAAGAATATAACTATTACTCTAAGTTAATATCTAAATCTACCCGTTGTACTTTTATAGATAAAGTTGTTACTTTAAGAAGAAAACATGCTAAATCGAAACAGGGAAAATTAAAACTTGAAGAGGATAAAATTAAAAGTTCTATTCCTTCAATTTGGGAAACATTTCTAGAACTGAATCCTTTATTAAGCGAAAAAACAAGAAAGCATCTTCTCTTTAAAATTTTAGATGCAAATTATCACAGTAAAGAGACCATTATTCCTAATTTAGATAAATTTAAAAAGAAATTAGCTATTGAATTTCCGGGTAGTGTAATTCTTTTTTCCTTAATGATGTTTTCTAAGCGAAATTTCAATAAAGGATATTTTTTAAGAAACCTTTTTAAAAGAAAACTATTAAATCATTGA
- a CDS encoding glycosyltransferase family 2 protein, giving the protein MNSLVSIIIPTHNRVHLIGETLESVIAQTYKNWECIVVDDGSNDYTDQLMEFYCERDARIQFYHRPAHKPKGANACRNYGFALSKGAYINWFDSDDIMHPEKLTLQYFAVVKHDLDIHISQSIYFKRTISDDNLNELKSFNFESDLFNDFISYVLKFFTPSSLIKRDFLEKQQITFNEKLHRNQEFEFYIHVLANKAKVTFSDKVLTFVRSHSSSISFSGYAKEKAMSIFYSNFIILQKYPDRINQKSIAVVKDRIITVYSSLLINKDFDSAKEIIDRLSQSLLTNNLYRLKFKLAYFSYRFFNGGNKILRF; this is encoded by the coding sequence TTGAATTCTTTAGTCTCTATAATCATCCCTACCCATAATCGCGTTCATTTAATTGGTGAAACGCTAGAATCTGTGATAGCGCAAACCTATAAAAATTGGGAGTGTATTGTAGTGGATGATGGCTCCAACGATTATACTGATCAACTGATGGAATTTTATTGCGAAAGAGATGCCAGAATTCAATTTTATCATCGACCAGCTCATAAACCAAAAGGAGCAAATGCCTGTAGAAATTATGGATTTGCTTTAAGTAAAGGCGCGTATATAAACTGGTTTGATAGTGATGATATTATGCATCCTGAAAAATTGACTTTGCAATACTTTGCAGTTGTTAAGCATGATTTAGATATTCATATAAGTCAAAGTATTTACTTTAAAAGAACTATTTCAGATGATAATTTGAATGAATTAAAATCATTTAACTTCGAAAGTGATTTGTTTAATGATTTCATTAGTTATGTCTTGAAATTTTTTACACCATCTTCTTTAATAAAAAGGGATTTTTTAGAAAAACAACAAATTACTTTTAATGAAAAATTACATAGAAATCAGGAATTTGAGTTTTATATACATGTATTAGCGAATAAGGCTAAAGTTACATTTTCAGATAAAGTATTGACATTTGTAAGATCACATAGTTCTTCCATAAGTTTTTCTGGTTATGCCAAAGAAAAAGCGATGTCTATTTTTTATTCTAACTTTATTATTTTACAAAAATATCCTGATAGGATCAATCAAAAATCGATTGCTGTAGTTAAAGATAGAATCATTACAGTCTATTCCTCCCTATTGATAAACAAAGATTTCGATTCGGCAAAAGAAATTATAGATAGGCTTAGTCAATCTTTACTTACAAATAATTTGTATCGTTTAAAATTTAAATTAGCTTATTTTTCATACAGATTTTTTAATGGTGGGAATAAAATTTTAAGATTTTAA
- a CDS encoding glycosyltransferase family A protein, which translates to MDKTIAIIIPTFNRAHLITETIKSFKDQTYKDWEIFIIDDHSTDNTKAVVEEIKDDRIKYFLRSKDYKKGPAGSRNYGISLSNAEFVLIFDDDDIAHPQLLEFSLHYLKSEPTVNFCRYKRGIFYKENKPTPAKLKLSETKKSYFNYAQIPLMLDNTIPFNTCAILWKKECMKNQMFNEDLFYSDEWEFYYRVLKNNCSKGILIDQTLFWARKHEVSSTNNFDKGNKLYLNSTKKALKLVLEDLPSDFKTAALFKFYLRESIRLKDEKLLHILLKAFNLPPIKRLKYNLGFKLYPVLQPFFKLKSKLM; encoded by the coding sequence ATGGATAAAACAATAGCTATAATAATTCCCACATTTAATCGAGCACATTTAATAACCGAAACTATAAAATCCTTTAAAGATCAAACGTATAAGGATTGGGAAATTTTCATTATCGACGATCATAGTACGGATAATACAAAAGCTGTAGTCGAAGAGATTAAAGATGATAGAATTAAATATTTTTTAAGGTCAAAAGACTATAAAAAAGGACCCGCAGGAAGTAGAAATTATGGGATATCATTATCGAATGCTGAATTTGTATTAATATTTGATGATGATGATATAGCGCATCCCCAGTTACTCGAATTTTCTTTGCATTATTTAAAATCTGAACCTACAGTAAATTTCTGTCGATATAAAAGAGGAATTTTTTATAAAGAGAATAAACCTACTCCAGCAAAATTAAAATTATCAGAAACTAAAAAGAGTTATTTCAATTATGCTCAAATTCCTTTAATGCTGGATAATACCATACCATTTAATACCTGCGCTATATTATGGAAGAAAGAATGTATGAAAAACCAAATGTTCAATGAGGATTTGTTTTATTCAGATGAATGGGAGTTCTATTATAGAGTCTTAAAAAATAATTGTTCAAAAGGTATCCTAATCGATCAAACTTTATTTTGGGCTAGAAAGCATGAAGTTTCTAGTACCAATAATTTTGATAAAGGGAATAAATTATATCTAAATTCAACCAAAAAGGCTTTAAAATTAGTTTTGGAGGATTTGCCAAGCGATTTTAAAACTGCGGCGCTTTTTAAATTTTACCTGCGAGAATCGATACGATTAAAGGATGAGAAATTATTACATATCTTATTAAAAGCGTTTAATTTGCCTCCTATAAAACGTTTAAAGTATAATTTAGGATTTAAACTCTATCCTGTTCTACAGCCCTTTTTTAAGTTAAAATCTAAATTGATGTAG
- the wecB gene encoding non-hydrolyzing UDP-N-acetylglucosamine 2-epimerase, with protein sequence MKILVCFGTRPEAIKMAPICKELQQRNIDFKVCVTGQHREMLDQVLAFFEITADIDLNLMEKNQSLNQLSSKILKDMDAILEQENPDLVLVHGDTTTSSMCAIAAFHRNTKVAHIEAGLRTHKKYSPFPEEVNRQLTSKLADIHFAPTHAAKKNLINELIDEESIFITGNTVVDALLLAERKLSTHEDYSAEISSKIDFSTKTILVTGHRRENFGKAFEEICEALLDLANLGFQIVFPVHLNPLVREVVYRKLNHNKIFLIDPVSYPVFIWLMKNCDLIISDSGGIQEEAPTFMKYVLVTREFSERLEGVAAGFSIVVGHNRQLIVEKAIEALNSKKLEQKKMVNPYGEGNASKQIVDVILAT encoded by the coding sequence TTGAAAATACTTGTTTGTTTTGGTACGCGGCCTGAGGCTATTAAAATGGCTCCAATTTGTAAAGAGCTACAGCAAAGAAATATAGACTTTAAAGTGTGTGTGACGGGACAGCATAGGGAAATGTTGGATCAGGTTTTGGCATTTTTTGAGATTACTGCCGATATAGATTTGAATCTGATGGAGAAAAATCAATCTCTTAATCAATTAAGTTCGAAAATTTTAAAGGATATGGATGCTATCCTGGAACAAGAAAATCCCGATTTAGTTTTAGTTCATGGAGACACTACTACTTCCAGCATGTGTGCAATTGCAGCATTTCATAGAAATACCAAAGTCGCTCACATTGAAGCTGGTTTAAGAACTCATAAAAAATATTCACCTTTTCCAGAGGAAGTAAATAGACAGTTAACTTCAAAGTTAGCTGATATTCATTTCGCACCAACGCATGCTGCTAAAAAAAATCTAATCAATGAATTAATAGATGAAGAATCTATATTCATCACCGGTAACACAGTTGTTGATGCGCTACTATTAGCAGAAAGAAAGTTGAGTACTCATGAAGATTATTCGGCTGAAATTAGTTCGAAGATTGATTTTAGCACTAAAACAATTTTAGTCACCGGTCACCGAAGAGAAAATTTTGGTAAAGCTTTTGAAGAAATTTGTGAAGCGCTTTTAGATTTAGCGAATCTAGGATTTCAAATAGTTTTTCCGGTACATTTAAATCCCTTGGTAAGAGAAGTAGTTTACAGAAAACTAAATCACAATAAAATATTTCTTATTGATCCGGTTAGCTATCCAGTTTTTATCTGGTTAATGAAGAATTGCGATTTAATAATTTCAGATTCCGGAGGCATTCAGGAAGAAGCTCCTACTTTTATGAAGTATGTTTTAGTAACGCGAGAGTTCTCGGAACGTTTAGAAGGGGTTGCAGCAGGATTCTCTATTGTTGTAGGTCATAATCGTCAACTGATCGTAGAAAAAGCTATAGAAGCTTTAAACTCGAAAAAGCTTGAGCAAAAAAAAATGGTGAATCCTTATGGTGAAGGAAACGCATCTAAGCAAATTGTAGACGTAATTTTAGCTACTTAG